The Acetomicrobium flavidum genome window below encodes:
- a CDS encoding HesA/MoeB/ThiF family protein, with product MDRDILNRLKSESNIKNDLVVVPFKSIKAASKQGIPEKTLEIMLLEEGLVPERYERNIGTFDISGQLRLLKSSILVVGCGGLGGWNIEILARAGVGHLRLVDFDRFEAHNLNRQLLATEATLYRQKALVAAERVREINASVDVEACVCMFDQDTAKGLIDGIDVAIDALDNNRSRQLLFEVCRASAIPVVHGAIGGFVGQVKVIMPKDPHPLEIFGEDVPDKGIEVVLGNPPQTPALVAALQSNEAIKILLKKEHILKDRLLWLDIEHDEWMSLQLR from the coding sequence TTGGACAGAGATATATTAAATAGACTGAAATCGGAAAGCAACATTAAAAATGACCTTGTCGTCGTGCCATTTAAATCCATAAAGGCAGCTTCGAAACAAGGCATACCTGAGAAGACCTTAGAAATCATGCTGCTCGAGGAGGGCCTTGTCCCTGAAAGGTACGAGAGAAACATCGGAACCTTCGACATTTCAGGGCAACTTCGGTTATTGAAAAGCAGCATACTAGTGGTCGGCTGCGGTGGCCTGGGCGGATGGAACATCGAGATACTGGCACGAGCAGGAGTTGGTCATCTCCGCTTGGTTGACTTTGACCGCTTTGAGGCCCATAACCTAAACAGGCAGCTTTTGGCTACTGAAGCTACGCTATATCGACAAAAGGCTTTGGTGGCTGCAGAAAGGGTCAGAGAGATCAACGCCAGCGTTGACGTTGAAGCGTGCGTTTGCATGTTTGACCAAGATACGGCCAAAGGCTTGATCGATGGAATCGACGTGGCAATCGACGCCCTAGACAACAACCGCTCAAGACAGCTCCTCTTTGAGGTTTGTCGAGCTTCGGCCATTCCTGTCGTTCATGGAGCCATAGGGGGATTTGTAGGACAAGTTAAAGTAATAATGCCCAAAGATCCACATCCGCTGGAGATCTTCGGGGAAGATGTCCCCGACAAGGGTATCGAAGTCGTGTTGGGAAACCCGCCGCAGACTCCAGCGCTGGTCGCCGCCTTGCAGTCCAATGAGGCAATTAAAATTCTCCTGAAGAAGGAGCACATATTGAAAGATCGTCTCCTTTGGCTCGATATCGAGCACGACGAATGGATGTCGCTGCAGTTACGCTAA
- the ribD gene encoding bifunctional diaminohydroxyphosphoribosylaminopyrimidine deaminase/5-amino-6-(5-phosphoribosylamino)uracil reductase RibD, with translation MKMSERRSHEYYMRMALSLAQRGTGTTTPNPRVGCVVVKDGTIVGMGFHRYPGGPHAEVEALSEAGEMAEGATLYVNLEPCTHYGRTPPCCPLIVQSGIKRAFIATKDPFPKVQGKGIEYLSSRGLDVTVGILEKEARWLNRGFFKAYEEGRPWITLKAASSLDGNVALEDGSSRWVTGQSSLKRAHLLRAETDAILVGIGTVLRDDPQLTVRMTDGRNPLKIVLDTNLRIPFDAKLFNEGMTLIVTSKDSPSQKVEELISRGVSVLQVPTDSGKLDIKELVFKLPSMEVHYLLVEGGPKILSSFFRAGLCDDMALFYAPKVMGKGIGMFSELSFADMSNVPQVKIKNVRRLGGDLSLEVDA, from the coding sequence ATGAAGATGTCGGAAAGAAGATCTCATGAATATTATATGCGCATGGCGTTGAGTTTGGCACAAAGAGGAACGGGCACGACGACCCCTAACCCGAGGGTCGGATGCGTCGTGGTCAAGGACGGCACCATCGTTGGCATGGGCTTTCATCGCTACCCAGGTGGGCCGCATGCCGAGGTCGAGGCTTTATCTGAGGCAGGTGAAATGGCAGAAGGAGCGACTCTCTACGTAAATTTGGAGCCTTGCACTCATTACGGTCGAACGCCTCCGTGCTGTCCACTGATCGTCCAAAGCGGGATAAAAAGGGCCTTCATAGCCACTAAGGACCCCTTCCCAAAGGTTCAAGGCAAGGGGATAGAATATCTAAGCTCTCGTGGATTAGATGTTACAGTCGGCATTCTCGAGAAGGAGGCCAGATGGCTCAATCGCGGGTTTTTTAAGGCTTACGAGGAAGGAAGACCGTGGATCACTTTAAAAGCTGCCTCGAGCTTAGATGGCAACGTCGCCTTGGAAGATGGAAGCAGTCGGTGGGTAACGGGACAAAGTTCGCTCAAACGAGCCCACTTGCTTAGAGCTGAAACGGATGCAATACTTGTAGGAATCGGCACCGTCTTAAGGGACGATCCTCAGCTTACTGTAAGGATGACCGATGGCAGAAATCCGCTTAAAATAGTGCTAGATACTAATTTAAGGATTCCCTTCGACGCCAAGCTGTTCAACGAAGGCATGACGTTGATAGTGACATCTAAGGATTCGCCATCGCAAAAGGTAGAAGAATTGATATCAAGGGGAGTAAGCGTGCTTCAGGTTCCGACCGATTCCGGCAAACTGGATATCAAGGAGTTGGTCTTTAAGCTGCCATCCATGGAGGTACATTATCTCCTGGTCGAGGGCGGACCCAAGATATTGTCGTCCTTCTTCAGGGCAGGTTTATGCGACGACATGGCGTTATTTTATGCGCCCAAGGTAATGGGCAAGGGGATCGGTATGTTCTCGGAATTGTCCTTTGCCGACATGTCAAATGTACCGCAAGTCAAGATAAAAAACGTCAGGAGATTGGGAGGAGATCTCTCTTTGGAGGTCGATGCGTGA
- a CDS encoding tyrosine-type recombinase/integrase produces the protein MANFNDDSLIDGFSGYLRFERGYSENTVQAYISDLTKWFDFCARHAIDPFPPKHEFIAKFLKELAEQGKAKSSLQRYAATIRSWNRYLSLEGLVDEEQWLPSLPSKEQKLPQILSEGEVERLISSCRDGSILGDRDEAIFEIIYGCGLRASEVCLLTTGDIDWHANTIRVKGKGDKERVVPLLGSIKEKLKKYVDTVRPQLDKFGERWLFLTRTGRQLHREDLWRIIRRRGKAAGIPAVRLHPHVLRHSLATHMLRRGLDLRTLQELLGHASIATTERYTHLDLELRDIYDKCHPRA, from the coding sequence GTGGCCAATTTTAATGATGACTCGCTCATTGACGGGTTTTCGGGCTACTTGCGCTTTGAAAGGGGATATAGCGAAAATACGGTTCAGGCATATATATCGGACCTGACAAAGTGGTTCGATTTTTGTGCGCGTCATGCCATCGACCCCTTTCCTCCTAAGCATGAATTTATAGCTAAATTTTTAAAGGAATTGGCAGAACAGGGAAAGGCTAAGTCATCTTTACAACGTTACGCCGCTACCATACGATCGTGGAATCGCTATCTTTCCCTGGAGGGGTTGGTTGATGAAGAGCAATGGTTGCCCTCCCTTCCATCCAAAGAGCAAAAGCTTCCTCAAATTTTGAGCGAGGGAGAAGTTGAGCGCCTGATCTCTTCCTGCAGAGACGGCTCGATCCTGGGCGACAGGGATGAGGCCATTTTTGAGATAATATACGGCTGTGGCCTTAGAGCTTCGGAAGTTTGCCTTTTAACTACAGGTGATATAGATTGGCATGCAAACACGATAAGGGTTAAAGGAAAGGGCGACAAGGAAAGGGTCGTACCCCTGCTTGGATCGATCAAGGAAAAGCTAAAAAAATATGTGGATACCGTACGTCCACAGCTCGATAAATTCGGGGAGCGTTGGCTATTTTTGACAAGGACGGGACGACAGCTCCATAGGGAGGACCTGTGGAGAATCATACGCCGAAGGGGAAAGGCTGCAGGTATCCCGGCCGTAAGGCTTCATCCGCATGTACTGCGACATTCGCTTGCCACGCACATGTTAAGAAGAGGATTGGATTTAAGGACGTTGCAGGAACTTCTTGGCCACGCTTCGATAGCTACTACTGAGCGATACACGCACCTGGACTTGGAGCTTCGAGATATATATGACAAATGTCATCCCCGTGCATAA
- a CDS encoding response regulator transcription factor, which yields MPQTIRVAIANKHRLYRECIKHILEMEMDISVVGEMSHADEINNIVDMAHPDVLVYDENLTRDDTVEVIRELSQKFNSLRYVLVTAQTSLPPLNSLKKLGIYGCVLKSSKLKDLLLAIRYAAKAETYMDPRLEVREDHIISLEDDANQLNHLTPREKEVLYWLSQGFSNQNIAKVMYLSEKTVKNHVSRILKKLDLSDRTQAAVFAWKTGLAQNTPEQLLDVLERKK from the coding sequence GTGCCGCAGACGATAAGGGTCGCAATAGCAAATAAGCACAGGTTATACAGGGAGTGCATCAAACACATATTGGAAATGGAAATGGATATATCCGTCGTAGGCGAGATGAGCCATGCCGACGAAATTAATAACATTGTCGACATGGCTCATCCTGATGTACTGGTTTATGATGAAAATCTAACCCGGGACGATACGGTGGAAGTCATTCGCGAGCTGTCCCAAAAATTCAACTCCCTACGATATGTCCTCGTCACTGCACAGACCAGCCTTCCTCCTCTGAACAGCTTAAAGAAGCTCGGCATATACGGATGCGTGTTGAAGTCATCGAAGTTAAAGGACCTTCTTTTAGCGATCAGGTATGCAGCTAAAGCCGAAACATATATGGATCCGCGACTAGAGGTGCGTGAAGACCATATCATTTCCCTGGAAGACGACGCTAACCAACTAAACCACTTGACCCCCAGGGAAAAGGAGGTCTTGTATTGGTTATCCCAGGGCTTCTCCAATCAAAACATAGCCAAGGTAATGTATCTGTCCGAAAAGACAGTTAAAAACCACGTCAGCCGCATCTTAAAAAAACTTGACCTCTCCGACAGAACGCAGGCGGCAGTTTTTGCTTGGAAGACAGGCCTTGCACAAAATACTCCCGAGCAACTCTTAGACGTTCTGGAAAGGAAGAAATAG
- the cysS gene encoding cysteine--tRNA ligase, translating to MGLMLYNDLMRRKDEFIPLHQGKVGFYVCGPTVYDYIHIGNARPFVVFDTLRRYMEHKGFEVVYVQNFTDIDDKMINKANELGITVKELAERFIKAYFEDVTPLGVRHATVHPLATEHIDEIIALISRIMERGHAYVVEGNVYFDVKSFPGYGKLSGQGLEELQAGARIEVDARKKHPLDFVLWKARKPGEPWWDSPWGPGRPGWHIECSAMAMKYLGETIDIHGGGSDLIFPHHENEIAQSEAATGKQFVRYWIHNGYLLINKEKMSKSLGNILTVRELIGKYQPLAVRLFILGAHYRSPLDFSEESLTQAVRSMQRLRNCYSDLIFYMERSEEKDTPDTWLDDVIRKGYIKFCEALDDDFNTAGALGSVFEIVRDLNNYLKDSASLDKNALINAKKFFDAVEEIMGVIGIDTIFATAEELSPDEIEKLIKERNEARRKRDFARADAIRNELASKGIILEDTPLGTRWKKKED from the coding sequence ATGGGCTTAATGTTGTATAATGATTTAATGCGTCGTAAGGATGAATTTATTCCCCTACACCAGGGAAAGGTAGGTTTTTACGTATGCGGACCAACCGTATATGATTACATTCACATCGGAAATGCCAGGCCCTTCGTAGTATTCGACACCTTGAGGAGATACATGGAACATAAAGGTTTCGAGGTCGTCTACGTCCAAAACTTTACCGACATAGACGACAAGATGATCAATAAGGCCAATGAGCTCGGCATTACGGTTAAAGAGCTGGCTGAACGATTTATAAAAGCATACTTCGAGGATGTCACCCCTTTGGGCGTTAGACATGCCACGGTACATCCCCTGGCTACGGAACACATCGATGAAATAATTGCTCTCATATCGCGGATAATGGAAAGGGGCCATGCATACGTGGTCGAGGGCAACGTCTACTTCGACGTCAAAAGCTTTCCTGGTTACGGTAAACTTTCAGGCCAAGGCTTAGAAGAACTTCAAGCTGGCGCGCGCATAGAGGTGGATGCCAGGAAAAAACACCCCCTCGATTTTGTGCTGTGGAAGGCAAGAAAGCCTGGTGAGCCGTGGTGGGATAGCCCCTGGGGCCCGGGAAGGCCGGGATGGCATATAGAGTGCAGTGCCATGGCAATGAAATATCTGGGAGAAACAATAGACATACATGGAGGCGGAAGCGATCTCATATTCCCTCACCACGAAAACGAAATAGCTCAATCGGAGGCTGCTACGGGCAAACAGTTCGTGAGATACTGGATTCATAACGGCTACCTGCTGATCAATAAGGAGAAGATGTCGAAGTCGCTCGGCAATATACTTACCGTAAGGGAGTTGATTGGAAAATACCAACCGTTGGCCGTCAGGCTTTTCATATTGGGAGCTCATTATAGAAGCCCCCTTGATTTCTCTGAGGAATCTCTCACGCAAGCCGTCAGGAGCATGCAGCGTCTTCGAAACTGCTATTCTGATTTGATATTTTATATGGAAAGAAGCGAGGAGAAAGATACCCCTGACACCTGGCTAGATGATGTAATTCGTAAGGGATACATCAAGTTCTGCGAGGCCCTGGACGACGACTTCAACACGGCGGGTGCGTTGGGCAGCGTCTTTGAGATCGTGAGAGACTTGAATAACTATTTGAAGGACAGCGCATCTCTGGACAAGAACGCTCTGATTAACGCTAAAAAGTTCTTCGATGCCGTAGAAGAGATCATGGGCGTCATTGGCATAGATACGATATTTGCCACGGCCGAGGAGCTATCGCCCGACGAGATTGAAAAGCTCATAAAAGAAAGGAACGAAGCAAGAAGGAAGCGCGATTTTGCCAGGGCAGATGCCATACGAAATGAGCTAGCCTCAAAGGGCATCATATTGGAAGATACTCCCCTAGGCACTCGTTGGAAGAAAAAAGAAGACTAG
- a CDS encoding purine-nucleoside phosphorylase, translating into MTYKEKVYSAVEFLRTKISEVPEVAIVLGSGLGSFADEIQEAVEIPYEDIPFWPRSTVPGHAGRLVIGHVGNNYVIALNGRVHYYEGYSMDEVTFPVRVCGLLGVKTLVLTNASGGINYGLKPGDLVLIYDHINFMGVNPLRSEDRDFFEPRFPDMTFVYDSKLMDLCEHIAQENGIILKRGLYIAFSGPSFETPAEIRMSRLLGADVVGMSTVPEAIVARQMGMRVCAISCVANYAAGMEGKVLTHEEVLEEMGRASGKLVTILRGLCNFRLA; encoded by the coding sequence ATGACATATAAAGAAAAGGTTTATAGTGCCGTAGAATTTTTGAGGACAAAGATTTCGGAAGTACCAGAGGTAGCTATAGTCTTAGGATCGGGGTTGGGCAGTTTTGCAGATGAGATCCAAGAGGCCGTTGAGATACCTTACGAAGATATTCCCTTTTGGCCAAGGTCGACCGTCCCGGGACATGCAGGACGACTGGTTATTGGGCATGTGGGAAATAATTACGTGATCGCATTAAATGGCAGGGTTCACTACTACGAAGGTTATTCGATGGATGAGGTGACATTTCCTGTTCGCGTTTGCGGTTTGCTCGGCGTAAAGACGCTTGTATTGACCAACGCCTCGGGTGGCATAAATTATGGACTTAAGCCGGGAGACCTGGTTTTAATATACGACCACATAAATTTCATGGGGGTAAATCCCCTGAGGAGCGAAGATAGAGATTTCTTCGAGCCTCGATTTCCCGATATGACGTTTGTTTACGATTCAAAATTGATGGATCTATGCGAGCATATAGCACAAGAAAATGGCATTATATTGAAACGAGGCCTTTACATAGCCTTTAGCGGGCCATCCTTTGAGACTCCGGCTGAAATTCGGATGTCAAGGCTTCTTGGTGCAGACGTGGTTGGAATGTCGACCGTCCCTGAAGCCATTGTAGCGAGGCAAATGGGTATGCGCGTTTGCGCTATTTCGTGCGTGGCGAACTACGCAGCGGGCATGGAGGGCAAGGTTTTGACTCACGAGGAAGTTTTGGAGGAGATGGGCAGGGCTTCGGGTAAGCTTGTGACGATACTGCGGGGATTATGCAATTTTCGTTTAGCGTAA
- a CDS encoding sigma-70 family RNA polymerase sigma factor: protein MDEILTKYTPLVLKMASLLSNGDPHLKEDLTQEGYIALYHAIRYYRKDRGSFPAFAKKCVRNAMISYLRKNKARTKDLISLEALPDQQDETSLDETLRQKDFLGSLYALLTPMESKALKAFLSSGSVVEAAKTLSWPYKRVENAVARARKKADILRQLDKGGE from the coding sequence TTGGATGAAATATTAACGAAGTATACCCCTTTAGTCCTCAAGATGGCTTCGTTGCTATCGAACGGGGATCCTCATCTCAAGGAGGATTTAACGCAAGAGGGCTACATAGCATTATATCATGCTATACGATATTATCGTAAAGACAGGGGAAGTTTCCCGGCCTTTGCGAAGAAGTGCGTTCGCAATGCGATGATATCCTATCTTAGAAAGAACAAGGCAAGGACAAAAGACCTCATATCGCTGGAAGCCCTTCCGGATCAACAGGACGAAACGAGCCTGGACGAAACGCTAAGGCAAAAGGATTTTTTAGGGAGTCTTTACGCTTTACTGACGCCAATGGAATCTAAAGCTCTTAAAGCTTTTCTTAGTTCGGGAAGCGTAGTAGAGGCAGCGAAAACACTGTCATGGCCGTATAAAAGGGTGGAAAACGCCGTGGCAAGGGCGAGAAAAAAGGCTGACATCCTGAGACAACTGGACAAGGGAGGGGAATAA
- a CDS encoding NUDIX hydrolase, with amino-acid sequence MDKSEYSITSKHIYSGKIVKLRVDEVALSNGHLTQREVVEHAPAVAILAVDDEGNVLFVRQFRYATGKELLEIPAGIMEKGESPEETARRELKEEVGYDAGYLKHIASFYSSPGFSDEIIHLFYATGIFPSKLNSDEDEIIEGIRLNPEECKRLIEEKKIEDAKTLAALLWYLNQIKSILPSKN; translated from the coding sequence ATGGATAAAAGCGAATATAGCATTACTTCAAAGCATATTTATAGCGGCAAGATAGTAAAATTGCGCGTTGATGAGGTCGCACTTTCTAATGGCCATTTAACGCAACGGGAGGTCGTGGAGCATGCCCCGGCAGTGGCCATCTTGGCCGTTGACGATGAAGGCAACGTCCTGTTCGTGCGCCAGTTCAGGTATGCGACCGGAAAAGAGCTGCTTGAGATACCTGCAGGCATCATGGAAAAAGGCGAGTCGCCCGAGGAAACGGCGAGGCGAGAACTGAAAGAAGAAGTAGGGTATGATGCAGGATATCTGAAGCATATAGCCAGCTTTTACTCGTCTCCCGGCTTTAGCGATGAGATCATACACCTTTTCTACGCTACGGGTATCTTTCCTTCGAAGCTGAATAGCGATGAGGATGAAATCATAGAGGGCATAAGGCTAAATCCAGAGGAGTGCAAACGGCTAATCGAAGAAAAGAAGATCGAGGATGCGAAGACTTTAGCAGCGTTGCTATGGTATTTGAACCAGATAAAGAGTATATTGCCTAGCAAAAACTAA
- a CDS encoding excinuclease ABC subunit UvrC — translation MQDKTEDRNESNNLKEKLKSLPNRPGVYIFHGEDNEVLYVGKAKSLKKRVSSYFRHQGFASPRLRKLVQLAKDISFIRTETEAEALIVEARLIKHYQPFFNIELKMGERYPYIKITNEVFPRVIITRHRGEDDAIYMGPYIRVKELRQVLRLMERYFPLRNCSLNLKETPVQNRPCLRYNLGKCLGPCAGLCTPKEYRERVDDVILLLRGQTSALVEGLRKRMDEAAMALAFEKAAFYRDAIRAIWRLSRQQISITLRDPIDNEIWSAMERLQDVLGISLPLWRIEGCDISHLSGRESYGVFVVFEQGVPNPSLYRKYSIKSVEGIDDFRSIEEIVKRRYSSLIEKGQPLPQLLLIDGGAQQLSFAIRALKELNIVNMAIVALAKEQEEIYVPNAKEPIRLSLDDPGLNLLRRVRDEAHRFALSSHSNKFNKRYKRSALEDIPGVGKRRAAALLAQFGSVTHIATRTPEELEEVDNIGPKLARHILKYLKGEITDEDVGKKIS, via the coding sequence ATGCAGGACAAAACTGAAGATCGTAACGAATCAAATAATTTGAAGGAAAAGCTTAAAAGCCTTCCGAATAGACCGGGAGTGTACATCTTCCATGGCGAGGACAACGAGGTTCTATATGTGGGCAAGGCAAAGTCGCTTAAGAAGAGAGTCTCATCTTACTTCCGTCACCAGGGGTTTGCCTCTCCGCGGCTTCGAAAGCTCGTCCAATTGGCCAAGGACATCTCATTTATAAGGACAGAAACCGAAGCAGAAGCCCTCATAGTGGAGGCGCGCCTGATCAAACATTATCAACCGTTTTTTAACATCGAACTAAAGATGGGCGAACGATACCCTTACATAAAGATTACAAACGAAGTTTTTCCCAGAGTGATCATAACAAGGCACAGAGGAGAAGACGATGCCATATACATGGGTCCTTACATCAGGGTTAAAGAGCTTAGGCAGGTTTTGAGGCTGATGGAGCGCTATTTCCCTCTGAGGAACTGCAGCCTAAACCTTAAGGAAACCCCTGTGCAAAATCGCCCTTGTCTGCGTTATAACCTTGGGAAGTGTTTGGGGCCATGCGCTGGTCTCTGCACGCCGAAAGAATACCGCGAACGCGTTGACGACGTAATATTGCTCCTAAGAGGTCAGACGAGCGCCTTGGTCGAAGGCCTTAGAAAAAGGATGGACGAGGCAGCAATGGCTTTGGCCTTCGAAAAGGCGGCATTTTATAGGGATGCCATAAGGGCTATATGGCGCTTGAGCAGACAGCAGATCTCCATTACGCTCAGGGATCCTATCGACAATGAAATTTGGAGCGCAATGGAGAGGCTGCAAGATGTTTTGGGCATATCATTGCCCCTTTGGCGCATAGAGGGCTGTGATATATCGCACTTAAGCGGAAGGGAGTCCTACGGCGTATTTGTGGTATTCGAGCAGGGTGTGCCAAATCCCTCGCTATATAGGAAGTACAGCATTAAAAGCGTGGAGGGCATAGATGACTTTCGTTCAATCGAGGAAATCGTCAAAAGGCGCTATTCCTCGCTGATCGAAAAAGGTCAGCCGCTTCCGCAGCTGCTTCTCATCGATGGGGGTGCACAACAGCTATCCTTTGCGATTAGAGCTCTAAAGGAGCTTAATATAGTTAATATGGCCATTGTAGCCCTTGCAAAAGAACAGGAGGAGATATATGTCCCAAACGCCAAAGAACCGATAAGGCTTTCGCTTGATGATCCTGGGCTTAACCTGCTTAGAAGGGTAAGGGATGAGGCTCACAGATTTGCGCTTTCTTCCCACAGCAACAAGTTTAATAAACGTTACAAACGCTCCGCGCTGGAAGATATACCTGGGGTGGGCAAAAGAAGGGCGGCGGCTCTCCTGGCGCAGTTTGGAAGCGTAACGCATATTGCCACCAGAACTCCCGAAGAATTAGAAGAGGTCGATAACATTGGGCCTAAATTGGCAAGACATATCCTTAAATACTTAAAAGGTGAAATTACAGATGAAGATGTCGGAAAGAAGATCTCATGA
- a CDS encoding phosphopentomutase produces MRTFLIILDGFGVGEAPDAALYGDEGSNTAYHVALAMGGVNLPNLAKIGLPLIVDVPGSYVSWPPLGAAARLRELSPGKDTTTGHWELMGTVLRDPFPTFPDGFPAEIIESFEKAIGRKILGNYPASGTVIIEQLGPEHLRTGYPIVYTSADSVFQIAAHEDIVPVDVLYEWCKIARQLLQGKNAVARVIARPFAGKPGSFFRTPRRRDFSLPPPRETLLDKLCQGGYDVITLGKLDDIFAGRGITKPLHCPDNDECMKLLSKFVEDDFNGLLFCNLIDFDMKYGHRNNPPGYANALLQFDSWLESFIGRIRPDDLLIITADHGNDPLTPSTDHSREYVPLLVYGGKVRTGNMGTFSGFCCLAKTLAEVYSVDDDGLDGVSFASLILR; encoded by the coding sequence TTGAGAACGTTTCTGATAATTCTGGATGGTTTTGGTGTAGGCGAAGCGCCCGATGCTGCTCTCTACGGTGACGAAGGCAGCAATACGGCTTATCATGTAGCATTAGCTATGGGTGGCGTAAATTTGCCCAACCTTGCGAAGATTGGACTGCCATTGATCGTCGACGTTCCGGGAAGTTATGTCTCTTGGCCTCCCCTTGGTGCTGCAGCAAGGCTACGCGAACTGTCTCCGGGTAAGGATACGACAACAGGACATTGGGAGCTGATGGGAACGGTTTTACGCGACCCCTTTCCCACCTTTCCGGATGGTTTTCCCGCCGAGATCATAGAAAGCTTCGAGAAGGCCATAGGCAGGAAGATATTGGGTAATTATCCGGCGTCAGGGACGGTTATAATAGAACAACTTGGACCTGAGCATTTAAGGACCGGATATCCGATAGTTTACACCTCTGCTGACAGCGTGTTTCAGATAGCGGCGCATGAGGATATAGTGCCTGTGGACGTTCTGTATGAATGGTGCAAAATTGCCCGCCAACTGCTTCAAGGTAAAAATGCTGTAGCGCGCGTCATAGCAAGGCCCTTTGCAGGAAAACCTGGCAGTTTTTTTAGGACCCCAAGGCGCAGGGACTTTTCGCTTCCACCGCCCAGGGAGACGCTTTTGGATAAGCTTTGCCAAGGAGGTTACGACGTCATAACCTTAGGTAAACTGGACGATATATTCGCAGGCCGCGGCATTACCAAGCCCCTTCATTGCCCGGATAACGACGAGTGCATGAAGCTCCTTTCGAAATTTGTAGAAGATGATTTCAACGGGTTGCTATTTTGCAACCTCATAGATTTTGACATGAAATATGGTCACAGAAACAATCCTCCTGGATATGCCAATGCGCTGCTCCAGTTTGACAGCTGGCTTGAGTCGTTCATAGGCCGCATTCGCCCGGACGATCTTTTGATCATCACTGCCGATCATGGAAATGATCCACTTACTCCCAGTACGGATCATAGCAGGGAGTACGTGCCGCTTCTCGTTTATGGCGGCAAGGTTCGCACTGGCAACATGGGGACCTTCAGCGGTTTTTGCTGCCTGGCTAAGACGTTGGCAGAGGTTTATAGCGTAGATGATGATGGATTGGATGGCGTTTCATTTGCCTCATTGATTTTAAGGTAA
- a CDS encoding riboflavin synthase, producing MFTGLVETVGVVRSIDRHGEVTNIEIEAPDIAPKLSLNESISVSGACLSVVKAGMTSFTAEMMEETATVTKLGMLKPFDRVNLERALKAGDRLGGHIVLGHVEGIGTVSEISRKTQTCVIRIQADVSILRYVVPKGSIAIDGVSLTVISVTDTDFTVGVIPSTLRLTTLGNLKVKDPVNLETDIIGKYIERFLKASSRGKADEQEELTWEKLAEYGWQ from the coding sequence ATGTTCACGGGATTGGTTGAGACCGTAGGGGTTGTGCGCTCGATCGACAGGCATGGAGAGGTGACCAACATCGAGATTGAAGCGCCCGACATTGCCCCAAAGCTTTCTTTAAACGAATCGATTTCCGTATCCGGGGCTTGCCTTAGCGTAGTCAAGGCAGGGATGACAAGTTTTACGGCGGAAATGATGGAAGAAACTGCTACAGTTACTAAACTTGGTATGTTAAAGCCCTTTGACAGGGTCAATCTGGAACGCGCCCTTAAAGCAGGAGACCGCCTTGGAGGGCATATTGTCCTTGGACATGTGGAAGGGATTGGCACGGTCAGTGAAATTTCAAGAAAGACACAGACGTGCGTTATAAGGATACAGGCTGACGTATCGATATTGCGCTACGTAGTGCCCAAGGGTTCCATAGCAATAGACGGTGTTAGCCTTACGGTGATAAGCGTCACGGATACTGATTTTACCGTTGGAGTAATACCAAGCACCTTAAGGCTCACGACCTTGGGTAACCTAAAAGTCAAAGACCCCGTAAACCTGGAGACGGATATAATAGGCAAGTATATTGAACGTTTTTTAAAGGCTTCCTCTCGTGGTAAGGCAGATGAACAAGAGGAGCTGACATGGGAAAAGCTGGCCGAATACGGATGGCAGTAA